The nucleotide sequence GGCGATAGAAAGCAGTGTACTTTTTCCGGCACCATTGGGGCCAATAATGGCCGTCACTTTCCCTTTTGCAAATTCAGCACTGGCATTTTTCACCACAGGGTGCTCGCCAAAGCGTTTAGTTAAATGTTTTAATTCAATCATCAGGGTTACACCACTTTACTTCGTAACAGTAAGAATAAGAAATAGATGCCGCCGACAAAGTTAATCACTACGCTCAGTGTGGTTTCAAAGCCAAATGCTTTTTCGATAATCCATTGTCCGGTTAGCAAAGTGGCAACAGACATCAAGCCACAGACAGTTAATAAATATTTGTGCTGATAGGTTTTCAGCCATTCCCGGGTCAGGTTTGTGATCAAAAGGCCAAAGAACATAATCGGGCCAATTAATGCGGTTGAAATGGCAATCAGTACAGAGGAAAGTAATAAAACGGTACGCGTTGTTCGTTGAATATCTACACCCAGGCTGGTGGCGTTATCCTGGTCGAGTAAATACACATCAAGCGTTCGGTGAATGTTAAATAACCAGACTGTTACCATAATAAGAACAGGTAATGTCCAATATACTAATTCCACATGAATACTATTGAAACTTGCAAACATATTAGCTTGTACATTGGCAAACTCATCCGGATCCATCAGCATGGTAAAAAAAGACGAACCGTTTTGGAAAAGCTGCCCAAAAATAACACCTAATAAAAGCAGTGAAATAATATTCCTGGCGGAATACCGGAAATAGAGTAAAAACAAAATAAAAGAGAATGCCATCATCAAGATCACGGAGATCGAAAAGTTGATCACAGCATTTGTCATCATCATACTCAGCCCGCCAAACAGGCTTACTACCAACACCTGAATAAGTAAATACAGCGAGTCAAAGCCCATAATACTAGGGGTTAATATCCGGTTATTGGTGATGGTCTGAAAGCAAAAAGACGCCATGCCAATAGCCAAGCCAGCAATGATCATCGCCAGCACCTTGGGAATTCGGCGCGATAAAAAGTATTGGTAGTTGTCTGCCGTTAAGCCATAACCAATGAACAGTGCGGTCATGACTATGCATAAGATCAGCAGGATGAACATTTTATGTTTATCCGTTATCTGTTTATTGATCATGGCGCATTCCTTTCAACACCAGGAAAATAAAGACACTGCCACCGAGCAGGCTGATTACCATGGAGATTGGAATTTCGTAAGGAAATATCAGCACTCGGCCAACCAGATCGCATGCCAGAACCAGAATTGCACCTAACACAGCAGTGCGCGGAATGTTCTTGCGTAGATTATCGCCGTAGAAATGGTTAACCAGGTTGGGAACAATCAAACCGAGAAAGGGCAGTTGGCCGATAATCATCACCACAGTAGCGGCCATAATTGAGACCAGGGCGACACCAATCGTCATCACTTGCTGGTAATTCAAACCAAGATTGATTGCGAAGTCTTTACCCATGCCTGTAGCCGAAATACGTGTTGCGTATAAATAGCTGAAGATGGCCACAGGCAGGGCAACATAGAGCAGCTCATAATTACCTGCCAGGATATTGGCAAAATTAGCAACAGCCCAACCAGACAGATTTTGCAGTGCATCATATTTATAGGCGATAAAGGTTGCCATAGAAGCAATGATATTGCCGAAAATGATCCCGATTAAAGGTACAAAAACCGCGTTTTTAAACTGAATTCGCTGGATAAGCTGTACAAAAAAAAGCGTGCCGATCATCGCTGTAGCAAAAATAAGCCACAGCTGATCGCCGTTGCCAAAAATCACTAAACTTAAGACAAAACCCAACATTGAGCACTCAATGGTGCCCGAGGTTGAAGGCGCAGCAAAGCGGTTCTGGCTGATTTGCTGCATGATAAGGCCTGCGATACTCAGCCCCCCGCCGGCCAGCAATATTGCAAGTAAACGGGGAACACGGCTAGAAATAAACAGTTGCCAGGCATTGGCATCATTATTAATAAGGTGGGCTAACGATACGTTGCCCACCCCGATAAACAATGAAGACAGACTCAGGCAGACTAAAATAAACAGCAATTTAGTCACAACAACCTCGGATCTGATTATTGCGCTTTGCTCAACGCTTCAATGTCTTCAATCATGGTTTGTGTGGCTGTAATACCAGAGCTGGCGACATACCAGGCTGGAATATCAAGGTAAACCATACGATTGTCCTGATAAGCTTTGGTTGATTTGACCAAGTCGTTATCAAAATCCTGGCGGGTGGTACTTTTGCCTTTATTAACTAATTGATCGCGGTCTAAAATCAGCAAGGTGGAGGGGTTTTCCTGGCTGACCAGTTCATACGAGACCAATTGACCGTGACCGCCAGTTTTCTCTGATTTTGTCTCTTTTGCGTCTGTTTCAATGGTGGGTTTAAAGCCGAAATCCTGATACAAGACCGCGAAACGAGAGCCTTCACCGAATGACGTCACATTGCCCCCCGAGCTCATCAGCATGAGCGCGTCCATATTATGGCTTTGGTTGTAGTTTTTGATTGCAGCAAAGCGCTGGTTTAAGGTTTCGATTTTTTGATTGACGACATCCTGTTTATCAAAGATTTCCCCTAAGTCGTGCCACAGCGCTTGGGTGCTTTGCCAGTAATCACTGCCATTTTCCACCGCAAAAACAAAGGTTGGAGCAATTTTAGTCAGCTCTTTAAAGTGTTTGGAACTGCGAGGGCCGACAATAATGAGATCAGGTTTCTGGGTATAAATGGATTCAAAATCGGGTTCAAAAATGGTGCCCGCAGAAGAGACATTATTATCATTATATTGAGTGAGATAGCTGGGTAATGTTGTGCCTTTTGATACCGCAACCGGCTTTATGCCCAGCGCATCAACAGCATCTAACGCACCAATTCCGATCACCACGACACGTGTGGGCGATGTCTCAATAGTGGTTGAGCCCATAATGTGGTCAACGGTGACGGATTCAGCCATGGCAGGCAGCGTGGTTATAACACCGAAACTGATTAAGCCCGCTGTGATCACACCTGATTTAGCGAAACACTTCATTTCCATTTCCTTTACATAATCGATAATTATTATCATTTCGATTACTGTATGGTTTTTGAGGAACAAATCAATATTTCTTATGTAAAGTTACGAAAAGAGCGGTCGGGCTCATGATGACAAATGAATGCGGCCAAGCTTGACTTTTCGCTGGAAATCTAAAGGGAAAAGTGACAAAAGAAATGAGACTGCATTGAGCAGCCTCATTGTTTAGTTATGCTTATTTGTAATGTTTAGTAATAATGTAATAGGGCTGGTGTCGACTGTTAAATGGAGTGTTCGCCACACTCGCGTTTATCATCCGTCTCATGTTTTTCTCTTATCATTCACCTTCATTCTAAACTTCAGTCAGCATTGGGTGTGGTATCAGGTTTGTCGGAGCGTTTTAAACGAACTGAGAGAAATACTTCCCTTTGATTTGCGTCGTGGTGAAGGTTTTGACTCGGATATTGGCTGACCAGTGGTTGATCGGCCAGCCAGCCTTTTGTTTCAGCGCTTTGATAAAGGCAGCCGGCGAGGAAAGCTTGTCCCAGACCTGAGGCAAAAAGACTGCCTGCGAATGGTGCTCTGTCAGGATCACCCCCACTTTGTGCTCTTCAAGATAGGCGATCAGTGCTTCTTCGGAATCGACCTGCAGCAGTTTTGGATCGGAAAGCACTGAAATCTCAATGGTCAGGCTGCTGAGCTGATCTTCGGTCAGCGGCATGAAGCGTCTGTCCTGATAGGCGCTGTCTCTGGCTTTGTTGTGCACTTCAAGGACCAGAGGCTCATTGGCGGTCACGGTTCCCAGACAGCCCTGCAATTCACCGTCAACTTCCAGCGTCACAAAACATGCGCCGTTAGCGAGTAACTTGCGATTGTATAAATCCAGTTGTGGTGGTCGCGGCAACGCTTCAGAGAAATGGCTGCGAATGGCCTCTCTGGCGATATCCAGCAGTTGGGTCATTTCGCCTTTATTCAGGGCCGGTTTGGGTGGTGGCGGACACGAGGTAACTGACATATCCAACGACTCTCTCCTTATCTCCGGCTTCTGTGTCGCCGGAATTTTTGTATTCTATTTGTGTTAAGAAATAGCCTCTTTGCTTTGCCAGTAATAACAAGGTGTTGATCCCGGTCGACCCGCAGGCTTGCTGCGGGGTCAGGCTGGGGTCGAACGTTTCGATCACTGTCAGGGTACGGTGATCGATATCCTGTGCATCTGCATAGGGGTGGTAATGGCTCAGATCACTGCTGATCACCAGCAGGGTGTCGTCCTGCCACAGGGGATCGATCATCTCTGCCAGCCGGGCTGGTGCAATGCGGCTGGTCAGAATCGGCAGCAGGGTAAACGCAGAAAGGCAGCTTTGCAGGAAAGGTAACTGTACTTCCAGACAATGCTCCAGTTCGTGTATACGATCTGATATCTCAATATCATTCAAATGCGACAGCTTTTCAACACCTTGTAAGTCGATTTTGACTTCACCTAACGGTGTGGCGAAATACTGGTCAGCAGGCAGGGCGCAACCGTCAAACGCATAGTGGTGGCTGGGGCCAATCAAAATCACTTTGCGATACTGACTGTGCGCTTTTTTCAGCCAGCGAAACGCATTGGCCGCTACTTTTCCGGAGAACATGTATCCCGCATGCGGCACGATCAGCGCCCTGGGTATCAGTTCAGCGTCACAGGGTGCAGCCAACCATTGCTGAAGCTGTTTTCTCAGCCCGAGCGGCGACGCCTGATAAAACCGTCCAGCCACAGCGGGGGCGCGAATACTCATGGTCTGGCCTTTGTTCTGGGTGATGATTGCAACAAGGTCACGCACTGCTTGCAAGCAAGAACAGAGCGCCACCAACTATAGTTAAGTATAGGAA is from Photobacterium sp. TLY01 and encodes:
- a CDS encoding iron chelate uptake ABC transporter family permease subunit, whose protein sequence is MTDKHKMFILLILCIVMTALFIGYGLTADNYQYFLSRRIPKVLAMIIAGLAIGMASFCFQTITNNRILTPSIMGFDSLYLLIQVLVVSLFGGLSMMMTNAVINFSISVILMMAFSFILFLLYFRYSARNIISLLLLGVIFGQLFQNGSSFFTMLMDPDEFANVQANMFASFNSIHVELVYWTLPVLIMVTVWLFNIHRTLDVYLLDQDNATSLGVDIQRTTRTVLLLSSVLIAISTALIGPIMFFGLLITNLTREWLKTYQHKYLLTVCGLMSVATLLTGQWIIEKAFGFETTLSVVINFVGGIYFLFLLLRSKVV
- the vctD gene encoding iron chelate uptake ABC transporter permease subunit VctD, whose amino-acid sequence is MTKLLFILVCLSLSSLFIGVGNVSLAHLINNDANAWQLFISSRVPRLLAILLAGGGLSIAGLIMQQISQNRFAAPSTSGTIECSMLGFVLSLVIFGNGDQLWLIFATAMIGTLFFVQLIQRIQFKNAVFVPLIGIIFGNIIASMATFIAYKYDALQNLSGWAVANFANILAGNYELLYVALPVAIFSYLYATRISATGMGKDFAINLGLNYQQVMTIGVALVSIMAATVVMIIGQLPFLGLIVPNLVNHFYGDNLRKNIPRTAVLGAILVLACDLVGRVLIFPYEIPISMVISLLGGSVFIFLVLKGMRHDQ
- a CDS encoding siderophore ABC transporter substrate-binding protein, with the translated sequence MAESVTVDHIMGSTTIETSPTRVVVIGIGALDAVDALGIKPVAVSKGTTLPSYLTQYNDNNVSSAGTIFEPDFESIYTQKPDLIIVGPRSSKHFKELTKIAPTFVFAVENGSDYWQSTQALWHDLGEIFDKQDVVNQKIETLNQRFAAIKNYNQSHNMDALMLMSSGGNVTSFGEGSRFAVLYQDFGFKPTIETDAKETKSEKTGGHGQLVSYELVSQENPSTLLILDRDQLVNKGKSTTRQDFDNDLVKSTKAYQDNRMVYLDIPAWYVASSGITATQTMIEDIEALSKAQ
- the amrA gene encoding AmmeMemoRadiSam system protein A produces the protein MSVTSCPPPPKPALNKGEMTQLLDIAREAIRSHFSEALPRPPQLDLYNRKLLANGACFVTLEVDGELQGCLGTVTANEPLVLEVHNKARDSAYQDRRFMPLTEDQLSSLTIEISVLSDPKLLQVDSEEALIAYLEEHKVGVILTEHHSQAVFLPQVWDKLSSPAAFIKALKQKAGWPINHWSANIRVKTFTTTQIKGKYFSQFV
- the amrB gene encoding AmmeMemoRadiSam system protein B, encoding MSIRAPAVAGRFYQASPLGLRKQLQQWLAAPCDAELIPRALIVPHAGYMFSGKVAANAFRWLKKAHSQYRKVILIGPSHHYAFDGCALPADQYFATPLGEVKIDLQGVEKLSHLNDIEISDRIHELEHCLEVQLPFLQSCLSAFTLLPILTSRIAPARLAEMIDPLWQDDTLLVISSDLSHYHPYADAQDIDHRTLTVIETFDPSLTPQQACGSTGINTLLLLAKQRGYFLTQIEYKNSGDTEAGDKERVVGYVSYLVSATTQTGPE